The following nucleotide sequence is from Ornithodoros turicata isolate Travis chromosome 2, ASM3712646v1, whole genome shotgun sequence.
GCCCAGTTAGTGCAATATCTACCGCTAGCGAAAGTGAGACCGCTGTTGGAGAAAGCACAAATACAACCCAAGTGACACCATCAAAATCAACAAAAGATGATGATGGGGTAACAGAAATAACCGAAAAGACGGATAAAATTTGGGGACAGCTGCGAAGCGCATGAGGTCGGAGATTACCGAGCCGACGGGGACGACAATAAGCAACATCTGGAAGGTGTTGAGGGAATTCTTTTGTCACCCGTAACCCGACATCTGAGTACCCTTGTTAGGCTAAAAAGGGATAGCTGAGTAGAAGAGCAAAAAAATGATCCCACTTTGAAGAACATCACCAGCTCTAGTGGAGAGGGTGTTGCCAGGAAGAATGTAACTTTCATTGAGAAAGATGGACTGCAGTACCGCAGTTACCAAGAAAACGACGGCAGATCCTACGATCAGTTAGTAGTACCTGTACCATACCGCGAGGACCTGTTGCATTTATGCCACACGAATGCATCGTCCGTCCATCTAGGAATcacgaaaacgaaagaaaggctCCTCCAGGAGTACTATTTGCCAGGGTGCACTAAAGATGTGGATAGGTaatttaattaataattgggtgtttacgtcgcgagacaactgagatcatgagcgacgccacagcggtcggtctgtggattgcttttgcccacctgagggttctttaacgtgcgacgaaagctcaccacacacaccccgtatttaacgtcgtGTGTAAACGTCGTGTCGTGTAACGGCGTGTGTaaacaacttgtaccctgccaccaacttgctggcgccctcggccgggttcgaacccgcgatctcgggatcagaaggctaccgactgagccaccgaggccagaTGTGGAGAGGTACGTTAAACCATGCGGCGACACTTGTCAATGAGTGGGGAAGCCAAATGAGAAATGGAAGGCCCCGCTAACCCGTGTTCCGTTAACTGCGGAATCGTTTAGACGGATTGTAATTGATCTGGTCGGCCCTCTGCCGGTAACGCAGTCGGGTTACAAGTACATTCTGACAATGCTGTGTCCGTCGACAAAATTTCCAGAAGCGATGCCATTGAAGAAGGTGAACTAGCCCGAGATTGTGGATACGCCTCTGTCAGTTTCGCAAGGATAGGATTCCCTTCCGAAATACAATCAGACCTGGGCACGGTATGCACTAGTGCGTTGACGACTGAGGCCTTTGAGAGATGCAGCATCCGCATCATTCACAGTTCCGTTTACCACCCACAGTCTAACAGCGTGGAACGGTGGCACACCGTCTTGAAACGTTTTCTGCGGGCACTATGTTTTGAGCGAGGGGTGGATTGGAAGGCGTGCTTGCCAGCTGCACTCTTCGCACTGAGGACTGCGTCGCATTAAAGTACTGGATTTAGTCCTGGGAAGCTAGTGTACGGTAGAGCACTGCGATCGCCACTTAGAATGTGGCGAGAAAAGTGGGAAGGCTCAGGAGAAGAGAAGAGTCCACTGTCGTGGAATATGTACTTGAATTAAGCGCATGCACGCCACGAGAGAAATAGTAATGCGCCACATGGTACGCACTTAAAACCACGGTAAAGCATCCTGTGATCGCAACGCCCGGTTGCCAAGCTACAAACAGGGTGATAAGGTACTCATTCTTAGACCGGCGAATCAAAACAAACTACTGGGAAAGCCCGGTTGACATTGTAAACAAACTGTCCAAAATCGTTAACGTCCGCTACGTTATGCAAATGAGAGGCCGTTAAAAGGAGTTGAGGATATATCAGACGAATTTAACGAAACCCTATGTGGAACGGGCGGATGTGGTCAACTTGGCGTTAAACGTGCAGGAGGAAATGCCGTCAGACATTCCAGAAATTCCGAAAGAGAACAGGCATTACAATGCAGATCAGATAATCAATATAGCAGTTTATAGCAATATAGCAGCATAGTCTGACGGGAAAGCAAATGAAAGACTTAGAAGTGCTGATTGAGGACTTTGGTGAACTGTTTCCCAACCGCCCGGGATGTACGAACCTCGTAACACACATAATATCGAATTGACAACAGATCAAGAAATTCGATCGCCGCCCTATACAGAGCCTCCccaaacaaaaagagaaaattgAAGATGAGATCAACAAGATGTTAAAGTACAGCATCACTGAGAGAGCAGAAAGCGAGTTGGGATCCCTGATATTGCTCTTTGAAGTTCCTGGCAAAAACCTAAGACCCTGCGTAGACTACAGACGTTTAAATGTTATCACTAAAGATCTAACTTATGCTATCCCCAACATTGAAGAAAGAATTGAATAAGTAAGCAGTGCTAAGTACATCTCGACTATCGACCTAGTGCGGGGGTAGTGGCAGGCGCCACTTACCGAAAGGGCGAGTCGCTACGCGGCCTCCATAACACACATGGGGACGTTTCGACTTAAAAATGCTCCATTTTGTTTTTTCAGACTTATGGACAATGTGTTACGTGGGTTACAAAACTACGCATTACCCCACTTAGACGACGTGATAATTTTGTTTAATGCTTGGAACGAGCACCTTTGCCACTGGAGAAGCGTGTTTGATCGTTTGAAAGAACCTGGTCTCACTATAAAAGCGGAGAAATGCCTGCTCGGGTTTGCGGAAGTGGAATATACATGGGACACGTTATAGGGCAGGGCCAGCAAAGGCCGGTAGATTTAAAAATGGCTGCCGTCAAGGACTTCCGGAGGCCTACCACAAAATCTGAGATCAGTTCGTTCGTAGGCCACCGGCTACTATCAGAATTACATTTCAAATTATTCTGATACTGTGAATCCTTTGACCGACGGGCTAAGGAAAGAAGTGTCAACCGAGATTAAATTGGACGAGAAGAAGGAACACGCCTCTCAGACGTTGAAGAAATCATTGACGAGTCGTCCTATTTTACAGGCACCGTtaggggggtatatgtttattcacacaaaaggagatgtcagccagacaagtgccggcttgctactccttaaaaaaagaaagaaaaaaacaggtgtgggagaagccgcgatggcAACGACGTGCTGCGGGCGGTGAGGCTTGCCGCCTGTGCTTCAGAGGGTGGTCATCATTTCGGTGGCCTTGAGGTACTCGAAGAGTGCCTTGGTAACATCCCGTTGCCCAGGGCGCGGGACAGGCCCGAGGAGTGTAGCGAGCGAGAGGGGGTGGCCGTCGGAGGCGTCGCCTTGGAGGCATCGGGCGAGGGCGGCACGGGGCGCCGAGAACGTCGGGCACGTTAGCAGGAGCTGGGCTACGTCAGCGATGGCGCCGCAGGCATCGCAGTTTGCGTTGCCGCGTCTGCCCATCTTGTGCAGGAGTGACGGAGTGTAGGCGACGTTAAGGCGAAGGCGATGAAGGAGGGTTTCCTCGGCCCTGGTGAGGTGTTGGGTGAGGTAAAGTTGCATCGCGGGGTCGATGGCTTGAAGAAAGGTGTTACATGGAATAGCGTCTGCAATGAAGTGGCGGGTTTCAGAGGCAGACCATCGACGGATTTGAAGGAGGCAAGCTGATGCCGTGAGCGGTAGGTTTGCGATGGGGCTGCCACAGCTATGCGCGCGCCTTGCAGCAACGTCGGCACAAGTATTCCCAGGGAGGCctatgtggctgggaacccactggagCCAGACGGTATGACCGGAGGCGAGAACGGAGTTGTATGACGAGATAGTCATTGCGTGGAGGTCGTTGATCGTCTGGGATCCGTGTGAGCTGATGACCTCAAACGCTGCCTTACTATCCGTAAAGATGGACCAGTTTCCCTGTGGCGAGAGGTTCGCTCTGTTCAGGTTCGCTCTGTCAGGTACGACCGACTCGTCGGTGTAAACAGCTAGCCGCTGGTTATGTAGCGTGGAGAGGTGCTCCAGGACAAGCTGACGTGCGACAACGGAAGGCGTGTCATTCTTTCGCCCAAGGCCGGGGATAGTGGAGCACACGAAGGGCCGGTCGAGGGCCCACAAAGGAGGGGCAAAGGACACGGTACAAGAGGGCTGGGGCACAACCACCCGCAGGCagtcgacagcgccaccaaaggCAGAGTCGGGGTAGTCACTTCCTATGAGTCGGAGATAGTGGAAGGGGTGCCGCGTTAGGATCCGCGTGTAGACTGGAAGGGTCTCCCTGTCACGCAGAATGTTTGCAGGTGGTTCACGTGCCTCCGCAAGGACTGAGTATGTTTCGGTCGTCTTAGGCAAGCCCAGACACACTCGAAGGCTGCGGGCCTGAATATTGAGGAGCTCACGCTCGCCAGTCCTACTCAGGCCCTGCAACACCAGGAGGCTGTAGCGCAGCAGGCCTAACACGAGGGAGTGGTGTACTTGGCGCAGGTCGCCACAAGACGGACCCCACGACAGTCCAGAGACCCGTCGCAGGACGTTCGCAAAGTTGGACGTCTTGGCCGAGACTGCCTTGATGTGGTGGGACCATGACAGGCGTTTGTCAATGATTACACCGAGATATTTGCAGTGCGGCACGAATTGGAGAGGGGTTCCAGAGACAGGAAGAGGGTAGCGGGCGAATGACCGCCCGGTAAACGCCATACCGACTGTCTTGCTCGGGGAGACACGTAGTCCCCTATCGGCCAGGTATAACACCATGGTGTTCAGGGCTTCTTGTAGGCGATATTGAATGGCGTCACGCCGCatggcagaggtccatatgcaaatgtcatcAGCGTAAATTGTAATGTTGGATATGCTCAGACAAGTGCCTCGGGAGTGAAGCCATGCTGAGGTTGAATAGGAGCGGACTTAACACGCTGCCTTGCGGTACGTCGCGATGGACAGGGGACGGGGTTGTGTCACCCTGCGTGGCGCGCACAAATAGAGTCCGATCCGACAGGAAGTCGCGGATTCACGCCGTCATGCGGGCCCCGACACCCGACTCTTGCAGCGTTGCGACAACCGCGCAGTGGAGAACGCTGTCATAGGCTTGCATGACGTCCAGGAAAACAGCGGCTGTGAGTTGGGTTTCAGACTGTGCTTGTTGAACACTAGACACGACATCAACCACGTTG
It contains:
- the LOC135384760 gene encoding uncharacterized protein LOC135384760; the protein is MRRDAIQYRLQEALNTMVLYLADRGLRVSPSKTVGMAFTGRSFARYPLPVSGTPLQFVPHCKYLGVIIDKRLSWSHHIKAVSAKTSNFANVLRRVSGLSWGPSCGDLRQVHHSLVLGLLRYSLLVLQGLSRTGERELLNIQARSLRVCLGLPKTTETYSVLAEAREPPANILRDRETLPVYTRILTRHPFHYLRLIGSDYPDSAFGGAVDCLRVVVPQPSCTVSFAPPLWALDRPFVCSTIPGLGRKNDTPSVVARQLVLEHLSTLHNQRLAVYTDESVVPDRANLNRANLSPQGNWSIFTDSKAAFEVISSHGSQTINDLHAMTISSYNSVLASGHTVWLQWVPSHIGLPGNTCADVAARRAHSCGSPIANLPLTASACLLQIRRWSASETRHFIADAIPCNTFLQAIDPAMQLYLTQHLTRAEETLLHRLRLNVAYTPSLLHKMGRRGNANCDACGAIADVAQLLLTCPTFSAPRAALARCLQGDASDGHPLSLATLLGPVPRPGQRDVTKALFEYLKATEMMTTL